From Streptomyces sp. TLI_053, a single genomic window includes:
- a CDS encoding restriction endonuclease, with the protein MQYSADGQSDGAVTAPQPGFLASVFRDLGVEEPVVDDPSGRPPDAAGGPSSPGRPAPEPLGAGGDEEVAAHARAAALTHHRTLTVQAEHERLADLLRRSALPVSAMDFESQLRHYEPRPYPDGAPPAAAGPDPEPRWEDYAPAEPPAADPDGPPVRRLLDSDYQRGLAKARLTHQRALREWRTRQAEADSPAADESRRAHDETEQARARAVREYNDSLEECRRAYRQAEPAAVESLLERALAAAETNTRDLPAPCRAVYRPLTRTAVLDLDLPPLDVVPSLTGYRLAPDGEALPVPRPPADRASDYLRLVARLALRALQAADAVDTDEILAGVVLNGWLRESGDAGPLCLVSVDADRDALARTRLLPPTDPEDEPDGEGVYADAEQDEALVRLRQLDAAVSPDPYGRAGVEPAARAAATVPAAPDLSANEFAQLVRELLTRGGLGQWSVRLRGPVGLVATGEGPVGSALPGRWVVWASRGEGAVGEEEIRTLAEAVREESAERGLRLTTGRFTDGALDLTAEDGHRHIHLVDGDGVRELTHTHLGLSLAAGH; encoded by the coding sequence ATGCAGTACTCAGCAGACGGCCAGTCCGACGGTGCTGTCACGGCCCCCCAACCGGGCTTCCTCGCCTCCGTGTTCCGCGACCTCGGGGTGGAGGAGCCGGTCGTGGACGACCCGTCCGGCCGCCCCCCGGACGCCGCGGGCGGGCCGTCGTCCCCGGGGCGGCCGGCCCCCGAACCACTCGGCGCGGGCGGCGACGAGGAGGTCGCCGCCCACGCCAGGGCGGCCGCGCTCACCCACCACCGCACGCTCACCGTCCAGGCCGAGCACGAGCGGCTGGCCGACCTGCTCCGGCGCTCCGCCCTGCCGGTCTCGGCCATGGACTTCGAGAGCCAGCTGCGCCACTACGAACCGCGCCCCTATCCGGACGGCGCGCCGCCCGCGGCGGCCGGCCCGGACCCGGAGCCGCGCTGGGAGGACTACGCGCCCGCCGAACCGCCGGCGGCCGACCCCGACGGACCCCCGGTCCGCCGACTGCTCGACTCCGACTACCAGCGCGGACTGGCCAAGGCCCGGCTGACCCACCAGCGGGCCCTGCGCGAGTGGCGCACCCGGCAGGCCGAGGCCGACAGCCCCGCCGCCGACGAGTCCCGGCGCGCCCACGACGAGACCGAGCAGGCCCGGGCCCGGGCGGTGCGCGAGTACAACGACTCCCTGGAGGAGTGCCGCCGGGCCTACCGGCAGGCCGAGCCGGCCGCCGTCGAGTCCCTGCTGGAACGGGCCCTCGCCGCCGCCGAGACCAACACCCGGGACCTGCCCGCGCCCTGCCGCGCCGTCTACCGGCCGCTGACCCGCACCGCCGTGCTGGACCTCGACCTGCCGCCGCTGGACGTCGTGCCCTCGCTGACCGGTTACCGGCTCGCCCCGGACGGGGAGGCACTCCCGGTGCCGCGCCCGCCGGCCGACCGGGCCTCCGACTATCTGCGGCTGGTCGCCCGACTGGCCCTGCGCGCACTGCAGGCCGCCGACGCCGTCGACACCGACGAGATCCTCGCCGGCGTCGTGCTCAACGGCTGGCTGCGCGAGTCCGGCGACGCCGGGCCGCTCTGCCTGGTGAGCGTCGACGCGGACCGCGACGCGCTGGCCCGCACCAGGCTGCTGCCGCCCACCGACCCCGAGGACGAGCCCGACGGGGAGGGTGTCTACGCGGACGCCGAGCAGGACGAGGCACTGGTCCGGCTGCGCCAGCTCGACGCCGCCGTCAGCCCCGACCCGTACGGCCGGGCGGGCGTCGAACCGGCCGCGCGGGCGGCGGCCACCGTCCCGGCGGCGCCGGACCTCTCGGCGAACGAGTTCGCCCAGCTGGTCCGCGAGCTGCTCACCCGGGGCGGGCTCGGGCAGTGGAGCGTACGGCTGCGCGGCCCGGTCGGGCTGGTGGCCACCGGTGAGGGGCCGGTCGGCAGCGCGCTGCCCGGCCGCTGGGTGGTGTGGGCGTCCCGGGGCGAGGGCGCGGTGGGGGAGGAGGAGATCCGGACCCTGGCGGAGGCGGTGCGCGAGGAGTCGGCCGAACGCGGGCTGCGGCTGACCACCGGCCGTTTCACCGACGGGGCGCTCGACCTCACCGCCGAGGACGGGCACCGGCACATCCACCTGGTCGACGGCGACGGCGTCCGCGAGCTGACGCACACCCATCTCGGACTGTCGCTCGCCGCCGGACACTGA